Genomic DNA from Lactuca sativa cultivar Salinas chromosome 8, Lsat_Salinas_v11, whole genome shotgun sequence:
AATATGCAGAAAATTGCAATCTAGATCTTTTCGAGAAATAAAATGATTTTGATTAGGATAACTCATTGTATACAATCTGATGAAATAAAATTTCGAAATTTGATGAAATCTTTAAGAAGTTACCACAAACTTTGAAATTGACACTAATATAATATAAGTTCATTTGATTACAAGATGAAGTTTTACAAGGCCTTTACATATGAGAATTTTGGAGCTCAAAAGCAAGCATGCATGTTGCACATTAATTTGGGAAAATTCCTTTAGGAATAATGACATCTCCAATGTTGTTGTGCCATGGGTCAGCCAAATGAGTTGCCAAGTTCTCCAAGGGTCCGGTTCCAGGGTAAGCCGATTGTTGCACACAAAATCCCACAAATGCCAACAAAGCCAAACGTCCTACATTTCATTTTAATACATACATAAGTCAAAAGGTCAAAAGggtatataagtatatatatatatatatatatatatatatatatatatatatatatatatatatatatatatatatatataaagtcttGTAATAAGTACTATATGTTTTATTTACCATTTTTGATCTCTTTGACCTTGTACTCTGCGAAGGTTTTAGGGTCTTTTGAGTAGCCTAATGGGTCAAAAGCACCACCGGGGTACTTCTTCTTTTCTGTGTCTTTTTCCATACTCCTTTGGTGTTCTACGAATGCAATGGAGATGAATTCGATAGCCAAGATTGTGGGTAGGGTACCCCATGGCACCGGGTTCCCTAGGTATGTTGCTTGCCCGCCGGGCAGGGCTGCCCATTCTTGTGCTTTTACCCAATTGCCCAATCCTAATGCTTCAGGTAACAAAATCCCAGGCTGCAAATTTGTAACATGTTATAAATAATAAGTGTaacttgtatatgtatatatatgatatgatatatcAAACATATAACAC
This window encodes:
- the LOC111877237 gene encoding chlorophyll a-b binding protein 6A, chloroplastic, whose amino-acid sequence is MASNTLMSCGIPAVGRPSLLSSSKSRFATAVPLSGVTTNASRISMSAEWMPGQPRPPYLDGSAPGDFGFDPLGLGEVPENLERFKESELIHCRWAMLAVPGILLPEALGLGNWVKAQEWAALPGGQATYLGNPVPWGTLPTILAIEFISIAFVEHQRSMEKDTEKKKYPGGAFDPLGYSKDPKTFAEYKVKEIKNGRLALLAFVGFCVQQSAYPGTGPLENLATHLADPWHNNIGDVIIPKGIFPN